One genomic window of Bradyrhizobium sp. B124 includes the following:
- the hutI gene encoding imidazolonepropionase — MAERFDRIWHNARLATMRGADLGEIEQGLIAARDGRIVYAGVQSDFPVDADAVERIDCGGRWITPGLVDCHTHLVYGGNRAHEFELRLKGASYEEIARAGGGIVSTVAATRNATEAELVAGALPRLDALIGEGATTVEIKSGYGLNAETEMRQLAAARSLGRLRQVAIRTSFLGAHALPPEANGDNDRYIDLVCNEMLPAVTKAGLADAVDGFMEGIAFSGEQTARVFAAAHALGLPVKLHADQLSNLGGAALAAKFSALSADHLEHTDEAGAAAMAKAGTVAVLLPGAFYFIRETQKPPVELFRSHGVNMALATDCNPGSSPLTSLLLTMNMGATLFRMTVAECLAGVTREGARALGTLAETGTLEAGKWCDLAIWDIERPAELVCRIGFNPLHGRVWRGQ; from the coding sequence ATGGCAGAGCGTTTCGACCGCATCTGGCACAACGCCCGGCTCGCCACGATGCGCGGCGCCGATCTCGGCGAGATCGAGCAGGGCCTGATCGCGGCGCGCGACGGCCGCATTGTCTATGCAGGCGTGCAATCGGACTTTCCTGTGGATGCGGACGCGGTCGAGCGGATCGATTGCGGCGGCCGCTGGATCACACCCGGGCTGGTCGATTGCCACACGCATCTCGTCTATGGCGGCAACCGCGCGCACGAGTTCGAGCTGCGCCTGAAGGGCGCAAGCTATGAGGAGATCGCGCGCGCGGGTGGTGGCATCGTCTCGACCGTTGCCGCAACACGCAACGCGACCGAGGCCGAGCTCGTCGCTGGCGCGCTGCCACGGCTGGACGCGCTGATCGGCGAGGGCGCAACCACCGTCGAGATCAAGTCCGGCTATGGCCTCAATGCCGAGACCGAGATGCGGCAGCTTGCGGCGGCACGCAGCCTCGGCCGTTTGCGGCAGGTTGCGATCCGCACATCTTTTTTAGGTGCTCACGCATTGCCGCCCGAAGCCAATGGCGACAACGACCGCTACATCGATCTGGTCTGCAACGAGATGCTGCCGGCGGTGACCAAGGCCGGCCTTGCCGATGCCGTCGACGGCTTCATGGAGGGCATCGCATTTTCCGGCGAGCAGACCGCTCGGGTGTTCGCGGCGGCGCATGCGCTCGGATTACCCGTGAAGCTGCATGCGGATCAGTTGTCGAATCTCGGCGGTGCCGCGCTCGCGGCAAAATTCTCCGCGCTATCGGCCGATCATCTGGAGCACACCGATGAAGCCGGCGCCGCCGCGATGGCCAAGGCCGGCACGGTCGCGGTGCTGCTGCCCGGTGCGTTCTATTTCATTCGCGAAACGCAGAAGCCGCCGGTTGAGTTGTTCCGCAGCCACGGCGTGAACATGGCGCTGGCGACGGACTGCAATCCCGGCAGCTCGCCGCTGACCTCGCTTCTGCTTACGATGAACATGGGCGCAACGTTGTTCCGGATGACGGTCGCCGAGTGCCTCGCCGGGGTGACGCGGGAGGGGGCGCGCGCGCTCGGCACGCTCGCCGAGACCGGTACATTAGAGGCCGGCAAATGGTGCGATCTGGCGATCTGGGACATCGAGCGCCCCGCCGAGCTGGTCTGCCGCATCGGCTTCAATCCGTTGCACGGCCGGGTGTGGAGGGGGCAATGA
- the hutH gene encoding histidine ammonia-lyase has protein sequence MSDPAAPIVVTPGTVGLDVLARVLAGVPIVLDPSFWPRVEAAAAIVAKAAHIDVPVYGINTGFGKLASTRIAADQTALLQRNLILSHCCGVGPATPEPIVRLMMALKVISLGRGASGVRRDVIEQLQGMLARGVSPLVPQQGSVGASGDLAPLAHMTAVMIGEGQAFLEAKIVPGHEALAAAGLAPLTLGPKEGLALINGTQFSTAYAISGLLRAHRLACAALVTGALSVDAAMASTVPFRPEIQALRGHEGQIAAAAALTALLDGSDIRQSHLEGDERVQDPYCLRCQPQVAGAVLDLLVHAARVLTIEANAVTDNPLVLVDTGEIVSGGNFHAEPVAFAADQIALALSEIGATSERRIATLVDPALNFGLPPFLTPEPGINSGFMIAEVTAAALYAENKQRAMPCSIDSTPTSANQEDHVSMAAHAARRLSDMADNLAAILGIELLVAAQGITLRAPHATSAPLAAVIAALREHVPALAADRYMAGDLARAASLIEADALPAAAIAVLSSDPFPQLA, from the coding sequence ATGAGCGATCCGGCTGCGCCGATTGTCGTAACGCCCGGAACGGTCGGCCTCGATGTGCTCGCGCGCGTGCTCGCCGGCGTACCCATCGTGCTTGATCCGTCGTTCTGGCCGCGCGTCGAGGCGGCTGCGGCAATCGTGGCGAAAGCGGCGCATATCGACGTTCCCGTGTACGGCATCAATACCGGCTTCGGGAAGTTGGCATCAACGCGCATCGCGGCCGACCAGACCGCGCTGCTTCAGCGCAACCTGATCCTGTCGCATTGCTGCGGAGTCGGGCCGGCCACGCCCGAGCCGATCGTGCGCCTGATGATGGCGTTGAAGGTGATCTCGCTAGGGCGCGGTGCGTCCGGCGTGCGGCGTGATGTGATCGAGCAGTTGCAGGGCATGCTGGCGCGCGGCGTCTCACCGCTGGTGCCGCAGCAGGGCTCGGTCGGCGCCTCCGGCGACCTGGCGCCGCTCGCCCATATGACCGCCGTCATGATCGGGGAGGGGCAGGCATTCCTTGAGGCCAAGATCGTGCCGGGTCATGAAGCGCTTGCGGCTGCCGGTCTCGCGCCGTTGACTCTCGGTCCCAAGGAGGGGCTCGCGCTGATCAACGGCACGCAGTTTTCGACGGCCTATGCGATTTCCGGCCTGCTGCGCGCGCATCGTCTGGCGTGTGCTGCACTGGTGACTGGTGCGCTGTCGGTCGATGCGGCGATGGCCTCCACGGTGCCGTTTCGTCCCGAAATCCAGGCTTTGCGCGGCCATGAGGGGCAGATCGCCGCAGCTGCTGCCTTGACCGCACTGCTCGACGGCAGCGACATCAGGCAATCGCATCTCGAGGGCGATGAGCGGGTGCAGGACCCGTATTGCCTGCGCTGCCAGCCGCAGGTCGCGGGTGCCGTGCTCGACCTGCTCGTGCACGCCGCGCGCGTGCTGACCATTGAAGCCAATGCCGTGACGGATAACCCGCTGGTCCTGGTCGATACCGGCGAGATCGTCTCGGGCGGCAATTTTCATGCTGAGCCGGTGGCCTTCGCCGCCGACCAGATCGCGTTGGCGCTGTCGGAGATCGGCGCCACCAGCGAGCGCCGGATCGCGACCCTCGTCGATCCCGCCTTGAACTTCGGCTTGCCGCCGTTCCTGACACCCGAGCCCGGCATCAATTCCGGGTTCATGATCGCCGAGGTGACGGCGGCGGCGCTCTATGCCGAGAACAAGCAGCGCGCGATGCCGTGCTCGATCGATTCCACGCCGACCAGCGCCAATCAGGAGGATCACGTCTCGATGGCCGCGCATGCCGCGCGCCGGCTGTCCGACATGGCCGACAACCTCGCCGCCATCCTCGGCATCGAGCTTCTGGTCGCCGCGCAAGGCATCACGCTGCGCGCGCCGCATGCGACCAGCGCGCCACTCGCTGCGGTGATCGCCGCGCTGCGCGAGCATGTTCCGGCGCTCGCCGCGGACCGCTACATGGCTGGCGATCTCGCGCGGGCCGCGTCGCTGATCGAAGCCGACGCGTTGCCGGCCGCTGCGATCGCGGTCCTTTCGTCCGATCCGTTTCCACAACTTGCTTAG
- the hutU gene encoding urocanate hydratase — MNRRLDNERIIRASRGTDISAKSWLTEAPLRMLMNNLDPDVAERPSELVVYGGIGRAARDWESFDRIAASLRKLEGDQTLLVQSGKPVGIFRTHADAPRVLIANSNLVPHWATLDHFNELDRLGLMMFGQMTAGSWIYIGSQGIVQGTYETFVEVGRRHYGGSLAGKWILTAGLGGMGGAQPLAATMAGASMLAVECQPSRIEMRLRTGYLDRQATTLDEALAIIADAAKTHKPVSVGLLGNAAEIFPELVRRGVRPDIVTDQTSAHDPINGYLPKGWTLADWEARRAADPKAVEAAAKTSMVDHVQAMLDFHAQGIPTLDYGNNIRQMAKDMGLKQAFDFPGFVPAYIRPLFCRGVGPFRWAALSGDPEDIFKTDAKVKELMPNDGHLHNWLDMAKARIKFQGLPARICWVGLGDRHRLGLAFNEMVARGELKAPIVIGRDHLDSGSVASPNRETEAMRDGSDAVSDWPLLNALLNCASGATWVSLHHGGGVGIGYSQHAGMVIVADGTPEAARRLERVLWNDPATGVMRHADAGYETAIECAQANGLDLPSLRG, encoded by the coding sequence ATGAACCGCCGATTGGATAACGAACGCATCATCCGCGCGTCCCGAGGCACCGACATCAGCGCGAAGAGTTGGTTGACGGAAGCGCCGCTGCGCATGCTGATGAACAATCTGGATCCCGATGTCGCCGAGCGTCCGAGCGAGCTCGTGGTCTATGGCGGCATTGGCCGTGCGGCGCGCGACTGGGAGAGCTTTGATCGGATTGCCGCCTCCTTGCGCAAGCTCGAAGGCGACCAGACGCTCTTGGTGCAATCCGGCAAACCGGTCGGCATCTTCCGCACCCATGCGGATGCGCCGCGCGTCCTGATCGCGAATTCGAACCTGGTGCCGCATTGGGCGACGCTCGATCATTTCAACGAGCTCGACCGCCTGGGCCTGATGATGTTCGGCCAGATGACGGCGGGGTCGTGGATCTATATCGGCAGCCAGGGCATCGTGCAGGGGACCTATGAGACGTTCGTCGAGGTCGGCCGCCGGCACTATGGCGGCAGCCTCGCCGGCAAATGGATCCTCACGGCGGGCCTCGGCGGCATGGGTGGCGCCCAGCCGCTGGCCGCGACCATGGCCGGCGCCTCGATGCTGGCCGTCGAGTGCCAGCCGAGCCGCATCGAGATGCGGCTGCGCACGGGGTACCTAGACCGCCAGGCGACGACGCTCGATGAAGCACTGGCGATCATCGCCGACGCGGCCAAGACCCATAAGCCGGTGTCGGTCGGCCTGCTCGGCAATGCGGCCGAGATCTTTCCCGAACTGGTGCGCCGCGGCGTGCGCCCGGACATCGTCACCGACCAGACTAGCGCGCACGATCCGATCAACGGTTACCTGCCGAAGGGATGGACGCTTGCCGATTGGGAAGCGCGGCGCGCGGCTGACCCGAAGGCGGTCGAGGCGGCGGCCAAGACCTCGATGGTCGATCACGTGCAGGCCATGCTGGATTTCCACGCGCAGGGAATCCCGACGCTCGACTACGGCAACAACATCCGCCAGATGGCCAAGGACATGGGCCTGAAGCAGGCGTTCGACTTTCCGGGTTTCGTTCCGGCCTATATTCGTCCGCTGTTCTGCCGCGGCGTGGGGCCATTCCGCTGGGCGGCGCTGTCGGGCGACCCCGAGGACATCTTCAAGACCGATGCCAAGGTCAAGGAGCTGATGCCCAATGATGGCCATTTGCACAACTGGCTCGACATGGCGAAGGCGCGCATCAAGTTTCAGGGGCTGCCGGCGCGGATTTGCTGGGTCGGTCTCGGCGACCGCCATCGGCTTGGCCTTGCCTTCAACGAGATGGTGGCGCGCGGCGAGCTCAAGGCGCCGATCGTGATCGGCCGCGATCATCTCGACAGCGGATCGGTGGCAAGCCCGAACCGCGAGACCGAGGCGATGCGCGACGGCTCGGACGCGGTGTCCGATTGGCCGCTGCTCAACGCGCTACTGAACTGCGCGAGCGGGGCCACCTGGGTGTCGCTGCACCACGGCGGCGGCGTCGGCATCGGCTATTCGCAGCACGCCGGCATGGTGATCGTCGCGGACGGCACGCCGGAGGCGGCGCGCCGGCTCGAACGCGTGCTGTGGAACGACCCGGCGACGGGGGTCATGCGCCACGCCGACGCCGGCTATGAAACGGCGATCGAATGCGCCCAGGCCAACGGTCTCGATCTGCCGAGCTTGCGCGGGTGA
- a CDS encoding ABC transporter substrate-binding protein, translating into MIDRALAAVALSALLAAPAYAQKAYGPGASDTEIKLGQSTPLSGPASAFGAGAGRAVVGYFEMLNSKGGINGRKINFTQLDNAYSAPKAVEQSRKLIEGVGILAEVGTIGTAPNVAIQKYLNGKQVPQLFITAGGRRFNDPKTFPWTIPLYPDFETEGRVVAKYILRTKPDARIGVLYQNDDYGKDYLQGLRAGLGPKAELIVAQASYELADPTIDSQIVQLKAAGVDTLIEQSSSKAAAQSIRKVYELGWKPLHVIGGSTASVETILKPAGLEASKGLVTTQFLKQPGDPAWANDDEVKAYKDFLKTYAASANPDDYSVLVAYMNVHAVELALRKCGDDLTRENLIKQAMSLGGERLPMMLPGVSISTRPGDYTPFRTLRIATFDGESWSLTGEPLSAD; encoded by the coding sequence ATCATCGACCGGGCGTTGGCGGCCGTCGCGCTGTCAGCCCTGCTGGCGGCGCCTGCCTACGCGCAGAAAGCCTATGGACCCGGCGCCAGCGACACCGAGATCAAGCTCGGCCAATCGACGCCGCTGAGCGGCCCCGCCTCCGCCTTCGGCGCCGGCGCCGGGCGCGCCGTGGTCGGCTATTTCGAGATGCTGAATTCGAAGGGCGGCATCAACGGCCGCAAGATCAACTTCACCCAGCTCGACAACGCCTACAGCGCGCCGAAGGCGGTCGAGCAATCCCGCAAGCTGATCGAAGGCGTCGGTATACTGGCCGAGGTGGGCACGATCGGCACCGCGCCCAACGTCGCGATCCAGAAATACCTCAACGGCAAGCAGGTGCCGCAGCTCTTCATCACCGCCGGAGGACGCCGCTTCAACGATCCCAAGACGTTCCCGTGGACGATCCCGCTCTATCCGGACTTCGAAACCGAAGGCCGCGTTGTCGCCAAATACATCCTGCGCACAAAGCCCGACGCCAGGATCGGCGTGCTCTACCAGAATGACGACTACGGCAAGGACTATCTCCAAGGCCTCCGCGCCGGTCTCGGTCCGAAGGCCGAGCTGATCGTCGCGCAGGCCTCCTATGAACTTGCCGACCCGACGATCGACTCGCAGATCGTCCAGCTGAAGGCCGCCGGCGTCGACACGCTGATCGAGCAGTCGTCGTCGAAGGCCGCCGCGCAATCGATCCGCAAGGTCTACGAGCTCGGCTGGAAGCCGCTGCACGTGATCGGCGGCTCCACGGCATCGGTCGAAACCATCCTGAAGCCCGCGGGCCTCGAGGCATCGAAGGGGCTGGTCACCACGCAATTCCTCAAGCAGCCGGGCGACCCGGCCTGGGCCAATGACGACGAGGTCAAGGCCTACAAGGATTTCCTGAAGACGTACGCAGCTTCGGCCAACCCGGACGACTATTCCGTGCTCGTTGCCTATATGAATGTGCACGCCGTGGAGCTGGCCTTGCGCAAATGCGGCGACGATCTGACCCGCGAAAACCTGATCAAGCAGGCGATGTCGCTCGGCGGCGAGCGACTGCCGATGATGCTCCCGGGCGTCTCGATCAGCACCCGGCCCGGCGACTACACGCCGTTCAGAACCCTGCGGATCGCGACGTTTGATGGCGAGAGCTGGTCGCTGACCGGCGAGCCGCTGTCGGCCGATTGA